The following proteins are encoded in a genomic region of Phragmites australis chromosome 9, lpPhrAust1.1, whole genome shotgun sequence:
- the LOC133928079 gene encoding LOW QUALITY PROTEIN: chitinase 7-like (The sequence of the model RefSeq protein was modified relative to this genomic sequence to represent the inferred CDS: deleted 3 bases in 2 codons), whose translation MKVLAVGVLALAFATVPAHAQQCGGQAGGVLCPDGLCCSQYGYCGTTDDYCGAGCQSQCGGAVGGGVAPVKAEQCGRQAGGACAGGVASMVTRDLFDRMLPHRDDAACPARGFYNYDAFIAAARAFPAFGATGDGNARKQEVAAFLAQTSHETSGGPYSWGYCYKEVKDATSDFCVPSARWPCAQNKTYHARGPMQLSYNYNYGPAGQAIGADLIRNPDLVATDPPALAFKTALWLWMTPRSPNQPSCHAVATGQWTPTPADRAAGRAPGYGLTTNILTGGLHCTARGSTPAVAGADGRLGFYKRYCNVLGVSYGPNLDCCGQAPFDGAIRSSA comes from the exons ATGAAGGTCCTGGCTGTGGGCGTACTGGCCCTTGCCTTCGCCACGGTGCCCGCGCACGCCCAGCAGTGTGGCGGGCAGGCCGGCGGCGTGCTATGCCCCGACGGCCTCTGCTGCAGCCAATACGGCTACTGCGGCACCACCGACGATTACTGCGGCGCCGGCTGCCAGAGCCAATGCGGTGGGGccgtcggcggcggcgtggcgCCCGTGAAAGCCGAGCAGTGCGGCAGGCAGGCCGGTGGCGCT TGCGCTGGCGGCGTGGCGTCCATGGTGACTCGGGACCTCTTCGACCGGATGCTGCCCCACCGGGACGACGCGGCGTGCCCCGCGCGTGGGTTCTACAACTACGACGCCTTCATCGCCGCGGCACGCGCGTTCCCGGCCTTCGGCGccacgggcgacggcaacgcGCGCAAGCAGGAGGTCGCCGCATTCCTGGCGCAGACCTCCCACGAGACCTCTG GTGGCCCGTACTCCTGGGGCTACTGCTACAAGGAGGTGAAGGACGCCACGTCGGACTTTTGCGTGCCGAGCGCTCGGTGGCCTTGTGCCCAGAACAAG ACGTACCATGCACGTGGACCCATGCAACTCTCCTA CAACTACAACTACGGACCGGCCGGGCAGGCCATCGGCGCCGACCTGATTCGCAACCCGGACCTCGTCGCGACCGACCCG CCGGCCCTCGCGTTCAAGACCGCGCTGTGGCTCTGGATGACCCCGCGCTCGCCGAACCAGCCCTCGTGCCACGCCGTCGCCACGGGACAGTGGACCCCGACGCCCGCGGACCGCGCTGCAGGCCGCGCGCCGGGCTACGGGCTGACCACGAACATCCTCACCGGCGGGCTCCACTGCACAGCCCGCGGCTCCACCCCCGCAGTTGCTGGAGCCGACGGTCGGCTCGGGTTCTACAAGCGCTACTGCAACGTCCTAGGCGTGAGCTACGGGCCCAATCTGGACTGCTGCGGCCAGGCGCCATTCGACGGCGCCATCAGGTCGTCGGCGTAG